Proteins encoded within one genomic window of Phototrophicus methaneseepsis:
- a CDS encoding GNAT family N-acetyltransferase: MSTENKLHITNNETARRFEVEVDGEVGFVTYEIRDNIIALTSTHVPPAIEGRGIGSQLAQYSMEYARDHGYKVVPMCSFIAHYISQHPEYQDMVPA, encoded by the coding sequence ATGTCGACAGAGAACAAGCTGCATATCACCAACAACGAAACCGCCAGACGTTTTGAGGTCGAAGTTGATGGCGAAGTGGGTTTTGTCACCTACGAAATCCGCGATAACATCATCGCCTTGACTTCAACACACGTCCCGCCCGCTATAGAAGGCCGTGGCATCGGCAGTCAATTGGCGCAATACAGCATGGAATACGCCCGCGACCATGGCTATAAAGTGGTGCCAATGTGTTCTTTTATCGCGCATTACATCAGCCAACACCCAGAATATCAGGATATGGTCCCGGCCTAA
- a CDS encoding ABC transporter ATP-binding protein: MSSVMTDTQTRPKKNKAGEPILKVRNLKKHFPISSGFILQRQVGAVKAVDGVSFDVMRGETLGLVGESGCGKSTTGRTVLQLYRPTEGTVEYEGKDLTSLKGSELRAMRKEMQIIFQDPFASLNPRMTVGSIVSEPLQIHNLYPNKKERQQYVEALLERVGLNPYFINRYPHEFSGGQRQRIGIARALALRPSFIVADEPISALDVSIQAQVVNLMEELQSELGLTYLFIAHDLSMVRHICDRVAVMYLGKIVEIGPTAAVYDNPLHPYTQALLSAVPEPDPSKEANRRRIIIRGDLPSPANPPTGCNFNSRCPVAFDLCYHEPDPPLIEHTPGHWAACHRVVY, from the coding sequence ATGTCTAGTGTCATGACTGATACACAAACCCGCCCTAAGAAGAACAAAGCGGGTGAACCTATCCTGAAGGTGCGGAACCTCAAGAAACATTTCCCCATTTCTTCAGGCTTCATTTTACAGCGCCAGGTCGGTGCTGTGAAAGCTGTCGATGGCGTCAGCTTTGATGTGATGCGCGGTGAAACGCTCGGCCTCGTCGGTGAATCCGGCTGCGGTAAGAGTACAACGGGCCGTACCGTGCTCCAGCTCTATCGCCCGACCGAAGGCACCGTTGAATATGAAGGTAAGGACCTGACGTCGCTCAAGGGCAGCGAACTCCGCGCCATGCGTAAAGAGATGCAGATCATCTTCCAGGATCCATTTGCCAGCCTGAATCCGCGTATGACGGTGGGCAGCATCGTTAGCGAGCCGCTGCAAATTCACAATCTGTACCCCAACAAGAAAGAACGCCAGCAGTACGTTGAAGCCCTGCTGGAACGTGTAGGCCTCAATCCCTATTTCATCAACCGCTACCCGCATGAGTTCTCCGGTGGTCAGCGTCAGCGTATCGGTATCGCCCGTGCGCTTGCCCTCCGCCCGAGCTTCATTGTGGCAGACGAGCCGATTTCCGCGCTGGATGTGTCCATCCAGGCGCAGGTTGTCAACCTGATGGAAGAGCTGCAATCAGAACTGGGCCTGACCTACCTGTTCATCGCGCATGATCTTTCGATGGTACGCCACATCTGCGACCGCGTGGCCGTGATGTACCTGGGTAAAATCGTCGAGATTGGCCCCACGGCTGCTGTATACGACAACCCGCTCCACCCTTATACACAGGCTCTGCTTTCCGCTGTGCCGGAACCAGATCCGTCTAAGGAAGCGAACCGCCGCCGCATCATCATCCGTGGCGACCTGCCCAGCCCGGCCAACCCGCCGACAGGCTGCAACTTTAACTCGCGCTGCCCGGTCGCCTTCGACCTGTGCTACCATGAGCCGGATCCGCCACTGATCGAGCATACCCCCGGTCACTGGGCGGCTTGCCATCGCGTGGTGTACTAA
- a CDS encoding ABC transporter ATP-binding protein encodes MEVKDLVVRFYTQEGTVYAVNGVSYKLNEGETLGVVGESGSGKSVHALAIMGLIPQPPGKIESGEVLFEGRDLLKLDNEQMRLVRGKEIAMIFQDPMTSLNPVLTIGTQITEALKLHLGMNNNQARRRAAELLDLVGIPDAMNRLDDYPHQFSGGMRQRVMIAMGLSCNPKLLIADEPTTALDVTIQAQILELVKQLKDEFNMAMIWITHDLGVVAGLSDTIQVMYAGKIVERGPTKDVFQDTRSAYTLGLLRSLPRLDGSNRKLIQIEGSPPDMRIPPKGDPFAPRNPYATDRCWVEAPELRPVEGGNPEHLVAAWYDLREAIKAEEVAAHV; translated from the coding sequence ATGGAGGTGAAAGACCTTGTCGTACGGTTTTACACCCAAGAAGGGACCGTTTACGCGGTCAACGGCGTTTCGTACAAACTCAATGAAGGCGAAACGTTAGGGGTAGTTGGGGAAAGTGGTAGTGGTAAAAGCGTCCACGCACTCGCGATTATGGGCCTGATTCCACAGCCTCCCGGCAAGATCGAAAGCGGCGAGGTTCTATTTGAGGGACGCGATTTGCTCAAGCTGGATAACGAGCAGATGCGCCTGGTACGCGGTAAAGAAATTGCGATGATCTTCCAGGATCCTATGACATCGCTCAACCCCGTTTTGACCATTGGCACCCAGATTACTGAAGCGCTGAAACTGCACCTGGGCATGAATAATAACCAGGCTCGTCGTCGCGCTGCTGAACTGTTGGACCTGGTCGGCATCCCAGATGCAATGAACCGCCTGGACGACTACCCGCACCAATTTTCGGGTGGTATGCGCCAGCGTGTGATGATTGCAATGGGCTTATCCTGTAATCCGAAGCTGCTCATCGCGGACGAACCAACAACAGCCCTCGATGTGACCATTCAGGCGCAAATCCTGGAGCTCGTCAAACAGCTTAAAGATGAATTCAACATGGCGATGATCTGGATCACGCACGATCTGGGCGTTGTCGCTGGCCTGTCTGATACCATTCAGGTGATGTACGCCGGTAAAATCGTTGAACGTGGTCCGACGAAGGACGTCTTCCAGGATACACGCAGTGCTTACACCCTGGGCCTGCTGCGCAGCCTGCCCCGTCTGGATGGCAGCAACCGCAAGCTCATCCAGATTGAAGGCTCGCCGCCAGATATGCGTATCCCACCCAAGGGCGACCCATTCGCACCACGCAACCCTTACGCTACTGACCGCTGCTGGGTAGAAGCCCCTGAACTACGTCCCGTCGAAGGCGGGAACCCTGAACATTTAGTTGCGGCCTGGTATGATTTACGTGAAGCAATCAAAGCTGAGGAGGTCGCAGCACATGTCTAG
- a CDS encoding SWIM zinc finger family protein yields the protein MINKIQKAKEYAESPERVTFHTLTMAFKGDNSDYIVSLGPDGWSCSCPGFQKYGICPHIMAVEKMFKPMLKRDPLPYSPGQNIVSDVKKSKRYSEEPERITITAFSATFHGDNKDHQITYDDGVWTSTSSFFKAHGVGAYTMAMERMLQGMVKPIMLPAATATETE from the coding sequence ATGATCAACAAGATCCAAAAAGCAAAAGAATATGCAGAATCGCCGGAGCGCGTGACCTTCCATACCCTGACAATGGCCTTTAAAGGCGACAACAGCGACTATATTGTTTCTCTTGGGCCGGATGGCTGGTCATGCTCTTGCCCTGGTTTTCAGAAATATGGTATTTGCCCCCACATCATGGCTGTGGAAAAGATGTTTAAACCGATGCTCAAGCGCGACCCGCTGCCTTACTCTCCTGGGCAGAATATCGTCAGCGATGTGAAGAAATCAAAGCGCTATAGCGAAGAGCCGGAGCGCATCACCATTACGGCCTTCAGCGCGACCTTCCATGGCGATAATAAAGATCATCAAATCACCTATGATGATGGCGTGTGGACGAGCACATCTAGCTTCTTCAAAGCCCATGGCGTTGGTGCTTACACGATGGCGATGGAGCGTATGCTGCAAGGCATGGTGAAACCCATTATGCTGCCAGCAGCCACCGCCACCGAGACGGAATAA
- a CDS encoding MogA/MoaB family molybdenum cofactor biosynthesis protein has protein sequence MGSEDHHVKAGQGPVGLAIVTVSDTRTPETDQNKHYLEARLSELDHEVIAYRLIKDEPDQVEAVLKELAAHRRIQVILFNGGTGISPRDTTYDVISRHLQKTLPGFGELFRMISYEDIGPAAMMSRAVAGVYENTIIVSMPGSTNAVKTAMEKLIIPELNHLAWEVVRKG, from the coding sequence ATGGGTTCAGAAGATCATCATGTAAAAGCGGGGCAAGGCCCTGTTGGGCTGGCGATTGTCACGGTCAGCGATACACGCACGCCAGAGACGGACCAGAATAAGCATTATCTGGAAGCAAGGCTGAGCGAACTAGATCATGAGGTCATCGCCTACCGATTGATCAAAGATGAGCCCGACCAGGTAGAAGCTGTCCTCAAAGAACTGGCAGCACATCGCCGGATACAGGTCATTCTATTCAATGGCGGGACGGGTATTTCCCCGCGTGATACCACCTATGATGTCATCAGCCGCCATTTGCAGAAGACGCTCCCCGGCTTCGGTGAGTTGTTCCGTATGATTAGCTATGAGGATATTGGCCCTGCGGCTATGATGAGTCGTGCTGTCGCTGGCGTGTATGAAAATACCATCATCGTGAGCATGCCGGGCAGCACCAATGCCGTCAAAACAGCTATGGAAAAGCTCATCATCCCGGAACTAAATCACCTCGCCTGGGAAGTGGTCCGTAAGGGCTAA
- the nfi gene encoding deoxyribonuclease V (cleaves DNA at apurinic or apyrimidinic sites), with amino-acid sequence MSYKKNIPEEVHPWHLPPKEAIALQNKLSSQLRDEPLSLDSVSHIAGVDVSVKNDVSQAAVVVLTFPEMEVVEVRRAKRPTDYPYVPGLLTFREGPVLLEAFQQLEIIPDVYLFDGMGRIHPRKMGIGAHMGLWLQAPTIGVGKSHLTGSYDEPGPEKGDMSPLTYKGEQLGVVLRTRTNVKPVYVSAGHRMDLPSAIALVLACTPKYRLPTPIRAAHNAAGEY; translated from the coding sequence ATGTCGTATAAAAAGAATATCCCGGAAGAAGTCCACCCCTGGCATCTGCCGCCCAAGGAAGCGATTGCCCTGCAAAATAAGCTTTCGAGCCAACTGCGGGACGAACCGCTCTCGCTAGATAGCGTCTCCCATATCGCAGGCGTCGATGTCAGCGTTAAAAATGATGTCTCACAGGCGGCTGTTGTAGTATTGACATTCCCTGAAATGGAAGTCGTTGAAGTCCGGCGGGCCAAACGTCCGACGGATTACCCTTACGTGCCGGGCCTGCTTACCTTCAGAGAAGGACCTGTGCTGCTAGAAGCCTTCCAACAGCTCGAAATCATACCCGATGTGTATCTATTCGATGGCATGGGGCGCATTCATCCCCGGAAGATGGGGATCGGGGCCCATATGGGCCTGTGGTTACAAGCCCCTACGATAGGTGTCGGCAAAAGCCATCTGACGGGCAGTTATGATGAGCCTGGACCAGAAAAAGGGGATATGTCACCTCTGACGTACAAAGGCGAGCAGCTTGGCGTTGTACTGCGGACGCGGACCAACGTCAAACCCGTTTACGTTTCTGCAGGGCATCGTATGGACCTCCCCAGCGCGATTGCCCTGGTCCTGGCCTGTACACCTAAATATCGCCTACCTACGCCGATCCGTGCTGCGCATAATGCAGCCGGGGAATATTAA
- a CDS encoding serine hydrolase — MADAFNISAQETPPEVELATLPDCGFGASEDANMVVGAVVINFDTGTGCTENLDHTFQIASVPKLFIAGAYYEWMLEGRISASSQMTFSEDYWMGGSTACLQQEDLGRSFTTRELVELMIYCSDNAATWMMVDALGPSRVQEYIDSLGIEGIGPVLPYADVDRIKLSYLDPRWATVPRGISSRYWRRRWTDGLVPDYFSEVPSYNREQLIAANAQYIATATTNTATPRAIAEYIIKLRDDRASMSGTESLVASLMFNTMLKNQREHSSQAFPGTLLIGAKNGFDTGLTAEVNVVFDEVGGFLPNAMFLIFTQQPDLTAFDVQRPGDYFGVLNTYLRDLSPQLVEMLLGTEEPAIPPVTPTANVSLVRYQSESLINPCWSPYRLSGYAASSVATLQSCLTNIYSYDVVPVDEQLGIAVVLRNLSGAENRIVLAFTGPDGTPYSYQTEADFDTQAGVYWLQPINMAGEWTLDIYYNLERVYTDTFIAG; from the coding sequence ATGGCGGACGCCTTTAACATCAGCGCACAGGAGACACCGCCAGAAGTCGAACTAGCCACTTTGCCAGATTGCGGCTTCGGCGCTTCAGAAGATGCCAATATGGTCGTCGGCGCAGTTGTCATAAACTTTGACACGGGCACAGGCTGTACGGAAAACCTGGATCACACCTTCCAGATTGCCAGCGTGCCGAAGCTATTCATCGCGGGCGCTTATTACGAATGGATGCTAGAAGGGCGTATTTCCGCATCTTCACAGATGACCTTCAGTGAAGATTATTGGATGGGCGGCAGCACAGCCTGCCTCCAACAAGAAGACTTAGGTCGCAGCTTTACCACGCGCGAGCTTGTCGAGCTGATGATCTATTGCAGCGATAATGCCGCGACCTGGATGATGGTCGATGCACTTGGGCCAAGCCGCGTGCAGGAATACATTGATTCCCTCGGCATTGAGGGGATAGGCCCGGTGCTACCCTATGCCGATGTAGACCGTATCAAACTCAGCTATCTCGACCCACGCTGGGCAACGGTACCGCGCGGCATCTCGTCCCGGTATTGGCGGCGGCGCTGGACGGATGGGCTGGTGCCTGATTACTTCTCAGAAGTGCCCAGCTATAACCGCGAACAACTCATCGCAGCCAATGCACAGTATATTGCCACGGCAACAACCAACACCGCCACACCTCGCGCCATCGCAGAATATATCATCAAGCTGCGGGATGACCGCGCCAGCATGAGCGGCACCGAATCGCTCGTCGCCAGCCTGATGTTCAATACCATGCTTAAAAACCAGCGTGAACATTCTTCTCAGGCCTTCCCTGGCACGCTCCTGATAGGGGCAAAAAATGGCTTCGATACAGGCCTGACGGCAGAGGTTAATGTGGTCTTTGATGAAGTCGGTGGATTTTTACCCAATGCCATGTTCTTAATCTTCACCCAGCAGCCAGACCTGACAGCCTTTGACGTCCAGCGACCGGGGGACTACTTCGGCGTGTTAAATACCTATCTGCGAGATCTTTCACCCCAATTGGTGGAAATGCTACTGGGCACAGAAGAACCAGCCATCCCACCTGTGACGCCAACAGCCAACGTCAGCCTGGTCCGTTATCAGAGCGAAAGCCTCATCAATCCCTGTTGGAGCCCATACCGCCTTTCAGGGTATGCAGCGAGCAGCGTTGCTACGCTCCAAAGCTGCCTGACAAATATCTACTCTTATGATGTGGTCCCGGTGGATGAGCAGCTCGGCATCGCCGTTGTGCTGCGCAACCTCTCCGGGGCGGAAAACCGCATTGTGCTGGCCTTTACGGGGCCAGATGGCACACCGTATTCTTATCAGACAGAGGCTGACTTCGATACACAGGCAGGCGTATACTGGTTACAGCCCATCAATATGGCGGGCGAATGGACGCTCGATATTTATTATAATTTGGAGCGCGTCTACACGGACACATTCATCGCAGGATAA
- the lexA gene encoding transcriptional repressor LexA yields the protein MKKEFSKLSERQQKILRFMQNFMDEEGYPPTIREIGENTDINSTSVVNYNLNKLVEAGYLERTDKVSRGLRLVTAVPGNRKKKVVTATNISQVPLVGHIAAGQPIQLPDDAGQYYDDDDMIDIPASMLGNNDPTEVFALTVRGDSMIDAMIAEGDVVILRQQQTANNGDMVAVWLPNDSETTLKYFYKEGSRVRLQPAHPTMAPIYVDATNCEVRGKVLSVIRRLH from the coding sequence ATGAAGAAAGAATTCTCCAAACTTTCCGAACGCCAGCAGAAGATTTTACGCTTCATGCAAAACTTCATGGATGAAGAAGGCTACCCGCCGACCATCCGCGAAATTGGCGAAAATACCGATATCAACTCGACCTCCGTCGTCAACTACAACCTGAACAAACTGGTCGAGGCCGGGTATCTGGAACGTACCGATAAAGTGTCGCGCGGGCTGCGTCTTGTGACAGCCGTACCGGGCAACCGTAAGAAGAAGGTCGTTACAGCTACGAATATCTCCCAAGTGCCGCTGGTCGGTCATATTGCCGCAGGGCAACCCATCCAGTTACCGGACGATGCAGGCCAGTATTACGATGACGACGACATGATCGACATCCCGGCTTCGATGCTGGGGAACAACGATCCGACGGAAGTCTTCGCCCTGACCGTACGTGGTGACTCCATGATTGATGCGATGATCGCTGAAGGGGATGTCGTCATTCTGCGCCAGCAACAAACCGCGAATAACGGTGATATGGTCGCAGTGTGGCTGCCAAACGACAGCGAAACGACCCTCAAGTACTTCTACAAAGAAGGTAGCCGGGTTCGTCTACAGCCTGCACACCCCACCATGGCCCCGATTTACGTCGATGCCACCAATTGTGAAGTGCGCGGTAAAGTGCTCTCGGTTATTCGCCGCCTGCACTAA
- a CDS encoding HAD-IIA family hydrolase gives MALDLSNIQAVVSDMDGVLWRGTETMPHAIEFFTYLAERGIPFVLATNNSGRHPEYYAKRLLDLGFPKVEPWQIVTSGTATASYLHTQYEQGTRLYVTGNEGLKQVLTEAGFVVADHDVQAVVSGIDFNFTYDIAVAATTLIRGGAAFIGTNGDLTFPTATGLAPGAGSILAMIEAATDVKPTVIGKPEVAMFEAALRAMNATPQATLMLGDRLNTDISGAHAAGLKSAFVLTGVHTTQHMETLGITPDAIFNDLGELLAAWQNA, from the coding sequence ATGGCCCTCGATCTATCCAATATACAAGCAGTCGTCAGCGATATGGACGGCGTGTTGTGGCGTGGCACCGAGACCATGCCCCATGCCATTGAATTTTTTACCTATCTGGCTGAGCGTGGCATTCCCTTTGTGCTCGCCACCAATAACAGCGGCAGGCACCCAGAATATTATGCCAAGCGGCTGCTGGACCTCGGCTTTCCGAAGGTCGAACCCTGGCAGATCGTCACCAGTGGCACAGCGACCGCCAGCTACCTGCATACTCAGTACGAACAGGGCACGCGCCTGTACGTCACGGGGAATGAGGGCCTCAAGCAGGTACTCACAGAAGCCGGGTTCGTCGTAGCAGATCATGATGTGCAGGCTGTCGTCTCCGGCATCGACTTTAACTTCACATATGATATTGCCGTCGCCGCGACGACCCTCATTCGCGGTGGGGCGGCTTTCATCGGCACCAATGGCGATCTGACGTTCCCAACAGCGACGGGCCTTGCGCCTGGTGCGGGCAGCATCCTGGCGATGATCGAAGCGGCGACAGATGTCAAGCCAACCGTCATTGGTAAACCAGAAGTCGCCATGTTCGAGGCTGCCCTGCGCGCTATGAACGCGACCCCACAAGCAACGCTCATGCTGGGAGACCGCCTCAATACGGATATTTCCGGGGCTCATGCTGCCGGGTTAAAATCAGCATTTGTGCTCACGGGTGTGCATACAACCCAGCATATGGAGACGCTCGGCATCACGCCGGATGCTATTTTTAACGATCTGGGTGAATTGCTAGCAGCATGGCAAAACGCCTGA
- a CDS encoding VOC family protein, with amino-acid sequence MFKRLAHVNIGATDLAASEHFYCDILGMKKAFDFTRNGEKFGFYVEAGDTTFIEVFIQNEPPVEGNTLLKHLCLEVEDLDSVIETIRSRGWEVTDKKFGADKAWQAWITDPSGVRIELMQYTEGSFQFTGETCIVNW; translated from the coding sequence ATGTTTAAGCGTTTGGCCCATGTCAACATTGGCGCCACAGATTTAGCCGCCAGTGAACATTTTTACTGTGATATCCTCGGTATGAAAAAAGCTTTTGATTTTACCCGGAATGGGGAGAAGTTCGGCTTCTATGTCGAGGCAGGTGACACGACTTTTATTGAAGTCTTCATCCAGAACGAGCCACCCGTAGAAGGCAATACTCTGCTTAAGCACCTATGCCTGGAAGTCGAAGACCTCGACAGCGTCATCGAGACGATTCGCAGCCGCGGATGGGAAGTCACCGATAAGAAATTTGGTGCCGACAAAGCCTGGCAGGCATGGATTACAGACCCCAGCGGCGTCCGCATTGAACTGATGCAATATACAGAGGGCAGCTTCCAATTCACAGGCGAAACATGCATCGTTAACTGGTAA
- a CDS encoding NADP-dependent isocitrate dehydrogenase codes for MSNVPITVAYGDGIGPEIMKASLQVLQEAGARLDIETIEIGEQVYLRGHKAGITDQAWDSLKRTKVFYKAPITTPQGGGYKSLNVTIRTAFGLFANVRPCASYYPAIDTKHPLMDVVIIRENEEDLYAGIEHRQTREVYQTLKLISRPGSEKIVRYAFEFARKNGRRKVTCFTKDNIMKMTDGTFHKVFNEIANDYPEIKSEHWIIDIGTAKLADQPEQFDVVVVPNLYGDILSDVAVQLTGSVGLGVSSNIGEEMAMFEAIHGSAPDIAGRGIANPSGLLLAAVPMLIHIGQGDVAETLHNAWLRTIEDGIHTSDIYREGRSTQRVNTNEFAQAVIARLGREPEILRPVRYGTESPMDAHMATTTVTAQKALIGVDVFLDWDENDRDPKVLGKMLQEKLDSPDLKLTMITNRGQNVYPTETLDAFFVDHWRCRFMNPTEAQVTHQQIVDLLQRAADLGLDFIKTEHLYTFDGEPAFSTGAGE; via the coding sequence ATGAGTAATGTCCCGATAACAGTGGCCTACGGTGATGGTATTGGTCCGGAGATTATGAAAGCCAGCTTGCAAGTTTTGCAAGAAGCGGGCGCACGTCTCGATATTGAGACGATTGAAATCGGTGAGCAGGTTTACCTGCGTGGGCACAAGGCCGGCATTACCGACCAAGCGTGGGATTCGCTGAAGCGGACCAAGGTTTTTTACAAAGCCCCAATTACAACGCCACAGGGCGGCGGTTATAAGAGCTTGAATGTGACGATCCGCACAGCTTTCGGCCTATTTGCCAATGTGCGTCCGTGCGCTTCTTATTACCCGGCGATTGATACCAAGCACCCGTTGATGGATGTCGTCATCATCCGTGAAAATGAAGAAGACCTTTACGCGGGTATTGAACATCGCCAGACGCGCGAGGTTTACCAGACGCTCAAGCTGATTTCTCGCCCTGGATCGGAAAAAATCGTCCGTTATGCCTTTGAATTTGCCCGTAAAAATGGGCGGCGTAAAGTGACGTGCTTTACTAAAGACAACATCATGAAGATGACCGATGGCACATTCCATAAGGTTTTCAACGAGATTGCCAATGATTACCCTGAGATCAAATCCGAACATTGGATTATTGACATCGGTACGGCTAAATTAGCGGACCAGCCAGAACAGTTCGATGTGGTCGTGGTGCCCAACCTGTATGGTGACATTCTCTCTGATGTGGCTGTACAGCTTACGGGGTCGGTTGGCCTGGGTGTTTCCAGCAATATTGGTGAAGAAATGGCTATGTTCGAAGCGATCCATGGCAGCGCGCCGGATATTGCCGGACGCGGCATTGCCAATCCCTCTGGATTGCTGCTTGCTGCTGTGCCAATGCTCATCCATATCGGGCAGGGCGATGTGGCTGAAACGCTGCATAATGCGTGGCTTCGTACCATTGAAGACGGTATTCATACTAGTGATATTTACCGCGAAGGACGCAGCACCCAGCGCGTGAATACCAATGAATTTGCACAGGCTGTGATCGCACGCCTGGGCCGCGAGCCGGAAATTTTGCGCCCGGTGCGGTATGGCACAGAAAGCCCAATGGATGCTCATATGGCGACGACAACAGTCACAGCTCAGAAGGCGCTGATTGGCGTGGATGTCTTCCTGGATTGGGATGAAAATGACCGCGATCCGAAGGTGCTGGGTAAGATGCTGCAAGAGAAGCTCGATAGCCCTGACCTGAAACTGACGATGATTACGAATCGTGGGCAGAATGTTTACCCAACTGAGACACTCGACGCATTTTTTGTCGATCACTGGCGCTGTCGTTTCATGAATCCGACAGAAGCCCAGGTCACACATCAGCAAATTGTAGACCTGTTACAACGGGCTGCTGATCTTGGGTTGGATTTCATCAAGACGGAGCACCTGTATACCTTCGATGGTGAACCTGCTTTCTCGACGGGGGCAGGCGAGTAA
- a CDS encoding DUF1028 domain-containing protein has protein sequence MHLNTFSIVAYDPDEKAWGVAVASKFLAAGAVVNWAQANAGAVATQSYAKVSFGADGLKMMADGMSATETLTALLADDPGREQRQVGLVDREGHVAAHTGKNCHEWAGHRIGEGFTVQGNILTGSDVLESMSDAYTAAKGELADRLVAALLAGSAAGGDKRGKQAAAVLVVCENGGYGGDNDRYIDLRVDDDETPIRKLRQLLDSHHLFFGIPKKEDRMRIDTEIASELQRIMMKQGYWSGEVDGSWDAISQQAFWTLIGNENLEERWNMDKDPSHIDRVALEYLRRRFG, from the coding sequence ATGCACCTCAATACATTTTCCATTGTGGCATACGACCCGGACGAAAAAGCCTGGGGTGTCGCTGTTGCCAGTAAGTTTTTAGCTGCGGGGGCTGTGGTGAACTGGGCTCAGGCGAATGCCGGGGCTGTTGCTACCCAGAGCTATGCTAAAGTCAGCTTTGGGGCGGATGGGCTCAAGATGATGGCGGACGGCATGAGCGCGACGGAGACATTAACCGCGCTGCTCGCTGATGACCCGGGCCGTGAGCAGCGCCAGGTCGGCCTTGTCGACCGTGAAGGCCATGTCGCAGCTCATACGGGCAAAAATTGCCATGAGTGGGCAGGCCATCGTATTGGCGAAGGCTTTACTGTGCAGGGCAATATCCTCACGGGCAGCGACGTACTGGAATCCATGAGTGATGCGTATACCGCTGCAAAAGGGGAATTGGCAGATCGCCTGGTGGCGGCTCTGTTGGCTGGTTCCGCTGCAGGGGGTGATAAGCGCGGTAAACAGGCTGCGGCGGTATTGGTCGTCTGCGAGAATGGCGGCTATGGTGGCGATAATGACCGTTATATTGATTTGCGCGTCGATGATGACGAAACGCCCATCCGCAAATTACGCCAATTGCTGGATTCTCATCATCTCTTTTTTGGCATCCCCAAAAAAGAAGATCGCATGCGAATTGATACCGAAATCGCTAGCGAGTTGCAGCGCATCATGATGAAGCAGGGCTATTGGAGCGGCGAAGTCGATGGCTCCTGGGATGCGATTTCTCAGCAAGCGTTCTGGACGCTCATTGGCAATGAAAACCTGGAAGAACGCTGGAATATGGATAAAGACCCGTCCCATATTGATCGTGTGGCGCTGGAATATTTGCGCAGACGCTTTGGTTAA